In Megalobrama amblycephala isolate DHTTF-2021 unplaced genomic scaffold, ASM1881202v1 scaffold631, whole genome shotgun sequence, a genomic segment contains:
- the LOC125262155 gene encoding galactose-specific lectin nattectin-like, which produces MAMLRSFLLLFVIFSMGNAAVRPSCPFGWTNFGYRCYKHISQMADWIRAERNCQSLGANLASVRNKLENNFLLSLLPSSATRCWVGAHEGVQGGEWMWTDGAAFLYTNWCPGEPNNSQQPETCLELNFPNGRCWNDAPCSISKSYFCAKKAFG; this is translated from the exons ATGGCAATGCTGAGAAGTTTTCTGCTTCTTTTTGTCATCTTCTCCATGGGGAATGCAGCAG TCCGCCCAAGCTGCCCCTTTGGATGGACAAATTTTGGGTACCGATGCTACAAGCACATCTCTCAGATGGCTGACTGGATCAGAGCAGAG AGAAACTGTCAAAGTCTTGGTGCGAATCTCGCATCTGTGCGTAATAAACTGGAAAACAATTTCCTGCTGAGTCTGTTGCCTTCTTCTGCCACACGTTGTTGGGTCGGTGCTCATGAAGGTGTACAA GGCGGAGAGTGGATGTGGACTGATGGAGCTGCATTTTTATATACCAACTGGTGCCCTGGAGAACCTAACAATTCACAACAGCCCGAGACCTGTTTGGAGCTCAACTTTCCCA ATGGCCGTTGCTGGAATGATGCGCCCTGTTCAATCTCAAAGAGCTATTTCTGTGCTAAGAAGGCATTTGGTTGA